In a single window of the Elaeis guineensis isolate ETL-2024a chromosome 6, EG11, whole genome shotgun sequence genome:
- the LOC140858736 gene encoding uncharacterized protein — MAMARDEFDNNSASSQIFWLLKESELTPSNANILDGRYTVFGYVTENEDYLADLKVGDVIESIQVVSGLDNLAMEHLRSIEPMITGSRLNQNFAVEVVAFWPYEFLWEPYTDGILAILPQMCTVGHDIWTARVPLICFDVVEWHLSDRVLRQFGQTQGIPEQFDTSQGLHRIDRRGRARIDWRIRHAQYIDIWDARRDHIVHGDPILRGRSYTDDYMAWFFSITVRVIGQSQYAVSGYEGESSTVRLLTDSVSDLVLDTRRALSTTDEDERIQILREMERTGSGALVAIGVDPHTCAPWYGAVRAPDMSYTPSPYTSHMPSPHIPHMSSFDAAQMPPSFHPQMAASSSSYIPQMPSPGTSWPHEYDTFFSGPSVYPDERVERVSQSVDDPTASVIPEQHDQQISSTDIGEEPSQQKQPVRTFLRRSKRPRAPRRPCGT; from the exons ATGGCAATGGCTAGAGAT GAATTTGACAACAATTCTGCTTCCAGCCAGATCTTCTGGCTTTTAAAAGAAAGTGAACTGACGCCTAGTAATGCTAATATATTGGATGGGCGGTATACTGTGTTTGGATATGTTACTGAGAATGAGGATTATTTAGCAGATCTCAAGGTGGGAGATGTCATCGAATCAATCCAAGTTGTTTCAGGCCTTGATAACCTT GCTATGGAGCATTT GAGATCTATTGAACCTATGATAACTGGAAGCAGGTTAAACCAGAATTTTGCAGTAGAGGTTGTAGCATTTTGGCCATATGAG tttttatgggagccatatacagatgggatattggctatactgccgcagatgtgtacagttggacacgacatatggactgctagggtgccacttatttgttttgatgtggtagagtggcatctttccgatcgtgtcctgcggcagtttggtcagactcagggcatcccagagcagtttgataccagccagggacttcatcgtattgatcgacgagggagagctcgtatcgactggcgtatcagacatgcacagtacattgatatttgggatgcacgtcgagatcacattgttcatggtgatcctattttgagaggccgttcatatactgatgactatatggcttggttttttagcattacggtgcgagtcattggacagtctcagtatgcagtttctggatacgagggcgagagttctactgtacgtcttttg actgattctgtgtcggatcttgtgttggacactcgtcgtgctttatctacgactgatgaggacgagcggattcagatactgcgggagatggagagaacaggttccggagcattggtggcgattggtgttgatccacatacctgtgcgccttggtatggagcagttcgggcgccagatatgagttatacgccgtcaccatatacttcacatatgccatcaccgcatattccgcatatgtcatcatttgatgctgcacagatgccaccgtcttttcatccacagatggcagcatcttcttcttcctacatccctcagatgccatcaccgggtaccagttggccacatgagtatgatacttttttttcaggtccatccgtgtatccagatgagagagttgaacgggtctctcagtccgtagatgatccgacagcatcagttattcctgagcagcatgatcagcagatctcctccactgatataggagaggagccatcacagcagaagCAGCcggtgaggaccttcctgagaaggtccaagcgaccacgggcgccgcgacgtccttgtgggacgtag
- the LOC105047110 gene encoding peptidyl-prolyl cis-trans isomerase CYP38, chloroplastic, with translation MHAVRTSRLFSTTHLSSPSPLFLRERLPRSLSFRKPSSNGCPPLLPLPPLYRFPEILGLGQAELLQWASETPLVPLLLAFVFFEGSHTRFLKGRGTEEELILSEGMCNCHSIGNWIGHWCSRIRLACTCIPSGPVLPDLSVLISGPPIKDPGALLRYALPINNKAIREVQKPLEDITDSLKVSGVRALDLVERNVRHASRALSQGRTLILSSVTESKKEHGQELVDKLATGMEELQRIVEKRDRDAVAAKQKVLLQYVGDVEEDMVDGFPYEVPEEYRSMPLLKGRATVDMKVKVKDNPNIQECVFHIVLDGYNAPVTAGNFLDLVERHFYDGMEIQRADGFVVQTGDPQGPAEGFIDPSTEKIRTIPLEIMVTSDKMPVYGAH, from the exons ATGCACGCCGTGCGGACGTCTCGTCTCTTTTCCACCACTCATTTATCCTCTCCTTCTCCGCTCTTCCTTCGCGAACGCTTACCCCGATCTCTTTCCTTTCGAAAACCTAGCTCGAATGGCTGCCCTCCTCTCCTCCCACTGCCGCCTCTCTACCGCTTCCCCGAGATCCTCGGTCTCGGCCAAGCGGAGCTGCTTCAATGGGCATCGGAGACCCCTCTGGTTCCGTTGCTCCTCGCCTTCGTCTTCTTCGAGGGTTCCCACACTCGATTCCTTAAGGGTAGAGGTACCG AAGAAGAACTCATTTTGTCTGAAGGAATGTGCAATTGCCATAGCATTGGCAACTGGATTGGTCACTGGTGTTCCCGCATTAGACTGGCCTGCACATGCATCCCGTCAGGCCCTGTGTTGCCTGATCTCTCTGTTTTAATCTCTGGACCACCTATTAAAGATCCTGGTGCCTTGTTGAGGTATGCATTGCCTATTAATAACAAAGCTATTCGGGAGGTTCAAAAGCCTCTGGAGGATATAACCGACAGTCTCAAAGTTTCTGGGGTCAGAGCATTGGATTTGGTTGAGAGA AATGTGAGGCATGCATCTCGTGCTCTCAGTCAGGGGAGAACTTTGATTCTGTCAAGTGTGACTGAATCCAAAAAAGAACATGGACAAGAGTTGGTTGACAAGTTGGCCACTGGAATGGAAGAGCTCCAGCGTATTGTAGAGAAACGTGATAGGGATGCAGTTGCAGCAAAACAAAAGGTGCTTCTACAATATGTTGGAGa TGTTGAAGAGGATATGGTGGATGGTTTCCCATATGAAGTGCCTGAGGAATACCGTAGTATGCCTCTTTTAAAGGGGAGGGCAACTGTTGATATGAAGGTGAAAGTTAAGGACAATCCCAACATACAGGAGTGTGTATTTCACATAGTTCTTGATGGATACAATGCCCCCGTGACAGCTGGGAATTTCTTAGATCTAGTGGAAAGGCACTTCTATGATGGAATGGAAATCCAAAGAG CTGATGGCTTTGTTGTTCAAACTGGAGATCCTCAGGGACCTGCGGAAGGTTTTATTGATCCAAGTACGGAAAAAATCCGAACAATACCTCTAGAAATCATGGTTACTAGTGACAAAATGCCTGTCTATGGTGCACATTAG